The DNA window GCGCCGCGATGGCGCCGAGGCCGAGAAGCTGCATCAGCAGGTCGGCCACGATGGCGCCGGGCCAGCCGAGGAGATTGCGGACCGGAAGATCGGTGGCGTTGTTGAGGCTCGGATCGTCGACCGACCAGGTGGCGAGGGCCACCGCGACCGCGCCGGCGACCGTGATCAGGCACAGGCCCGTCAGCTCCTGCGCCCGGCGGGCCAGGAAGGCTCGAAAGGCGCTGAAGAGGCCATCATAGGCGGAAGAAGAACGGCGGGCCGTACGCATCAAACCACTCTAAAAAACCACGGGACGGGACATTATTGCCTGGATGCTAGCCGGGCCGGGTTAAGGGTCCTTTAACCGTAAGCGCATCGGGCAGGGAAAAGGTGCGGCGGTTTTCCGTTGTTGACGTTGGGCCTTCGAACGATCAGTGTCCCGGCCATGACCCGCAGAGGCCCGAAATCCGCCTGGACGCGCGCCGCCATCGTGGCCGCGATGGCCTATGCGTTCGTGCTGCAGGCCCTGCTCCTGTCGGTCGGCGGCGCCTTCCATGCCGCTGCGGCCGCGGAGGCCCAGGGGATCATCTGTCTCCAGGACGGGTCCTCGGCGCCCGACCATGGACCGAAGAAAGCCCACGAGACCCTCTGCTGCACCCTGAGCTGTCACGGCTCGACTGCGGCAGGACCGGCCCCGGCCCCGGCCATCATCGAGCCGATCGCGCCGGTCGCCGCAACGGTCGATCCATCCGCCGGGGCGTCGCATCTGCGCCTCACCTCGGACGTCCTGCCCCTGGGATCGCGCGCGCCGCCGCACCGCGGCTGAGTGCCGCCCGCTTCGATTCCCCTACTCTCTCAAGGACGTTCCCGATGACTTCGTCACGCTTCGGCGGCGCGCTGACTGCCGCCGCCCTCATGATTGCCTCGCCGGCCCTCGCCCATGTCTCGTTCGAGAACGGGCAGGCGACCCCGAACGCCACCTACAAGGCCGTGCTGCGCATCCCCCATGGCTGCGACGGCAAGGCGACCCTCAAGGTGCGCGTGCGCATCCCCGAGGGCATCGTGGCGGTCAAGCCGATGCCGAAGGCCGGCTGGAAGCTGGAAACCGCCAAGGGCGCCTACGTGAAGGCTTACCAGGTCAACGGCGAGGCCGTGTCGGAAGGGGTCACGGACATCGTCTGGTCCGGTTCCCTGGACGACGCCTATTACGACGAGTTCGTGTTCCAGGCCCGCTTCACCGAGGCCTACCAGCCGGGCGCGACGGTCTATTTTCCGGTCGTGCAGGAATGCGACGGCGCGACCGAGGAATGGACCCAGGTGCCGGCGGCCGGCGAGGATCCGCACAGCCTCAAATCACCCGCGCCCGGCGTGCGCGTCGCGGGCGCTGCCGCCACGGGCTCTCAGGTCGTGAAGGCCGGACCGCTCACCCTCGAACAGCCCTGGTCGCGGGCGACCCCCGGGGCCGCCAAGGTCGGCGGCGGATACCTGCGCATCACCAACACCGGCACGGCGCCCGATCGCCTGGTCGGCGGCTCGTTCCCGCTCGCCTCCAAGGTCGAGGTGCACGAGATGCGCATGGACGGCGACGTCATGCGCATGAAGCCGGTCGAAGGTGGTCTCGAGATCAAGCCGGGCGCCACGGTCGAACTGAAGCCGGGCGGCCTGCATCT is part of the Microvirga terrae genome and encodes:
- a CDS encoding DUF1775 domain-containing protein translates to MTSSRFGGALTAAALMIASPALAHVSFENGQATPNATYKAVLRIPHGCDGKATLKVRVRIPEGIVAVKPMPKAGWKLETAKGAYVKAYQVNGEAVSEGVTDIVWSGSLDDAYYDEFVFQARFTEAYQPGATVYFPVVQECDGATEEWTQVPAAGEDPHSLKSPAPGVRVAGAAATGSQVVKAGPLTLEQPWSRATPGAAKVGGGYLRITNTGTAPDRLVGGSFPLASKVEVHEMRMDGDVMRMKPVEGGLEIKPGATVELKPGGLHLMFMDLKEPLKEGQTVKGTLVFEKAGRVEVEYAVRGMGGAPAEHQH